A stretch of DNA from Gottschalkia acidurici 9a:
AAAATAATTGCAGGACTTTTAGATTATGATTCTGGAGAAGTAACTATTGATAAAGAAGCTATTAGTGAACCTGATACTGATAGAGGAATGGTTTTTCAAGAACACAGGCTATTTCCTTGGCTAACAGTGAAAGAAAATGTATCGCTAGGATTAAAGGATCTTTCAAAAGAAGATAAAGAAAAACTCACGCTAGAGTATTTAGAACTAGTAGGACTAGAAGATTTTAAGGATGCATATCCTCATCAAATATCTGGTGGAATGGCTCAGCGCGCGGCTATTGCAAGGGCATTAGTAAACAAACCTAAGATACTTCTACTAGATGAACCGTTTGGGGCATTAGATGCATTAACAAGAATTCAAATGCAACAAGAAGTTCTAAATATATGGGAAAAAGAGAAAACGACAATGATAATGGTAACTCATGATATTGACGAAGCAATATTTCTAGGAGATAGAGTAGTTATAATGTCTGCTAAAACGGGACAAATTGAAGAGATTCTATCTGTAAAAATTTCAAGACCTAGAAGTAGATCAAGCACGGAATTTTCACAACTAAAGAAAAAAGTATACTCACACTTCTTTAAAGAAGTAGAAATATTGCCGGAATATAATATTTAAAAATTAAAATAGACGGAGTAAAAGGGGGAATAGCTGTGATAAAAAATTTTTTAAGTTTTATTTTAGTAGTATTAATAGGGATTTCAATAACAGCATGTGAAAAAAAGCAAGAAGCTTCTAAGGAAACTACAAAGGCATCGACAGAAGTCAAAGGAGAAAAATTGGTAAGACTCGGCTTCCCGGGATCTCAAAATTTTTTAGGAGGAGTAGCTGGGATTGCACAAGAGAAAAAGTTTTTCGATGAAGAATTAAAAAAAGTAGGATACAAAATAGAGTATGTTCCATTTGCGGCAGCAGGTCCAGCTGTAAATGAAGCTTTAGCAGGAAAGCAAATAGATTTTGCTATATATGCAGATTTTCCAGGAGTAGTTTTGAAGTCAAAAGGTATTGATATTGATCTATTAGGAATAACAGATAATAAAATTCATTCTACAATAGTGATTAAAAATGACTCTAAGATCAGTTCTATCAAGGATTTAAAAGGTAAGAAGATAGGATTTACAAAAGGAACATATATGCAAAAATTTTTAATAGAGATATTAGATAAAAATGGACTTACCACTAATGATGTTGAGCTTATAAATGTAACTACAGATGCAGAATCAGCACTAATAACAGGAAATATAGATGCACTAGTACAAACAGATACACAGGCATTACAATTAACTGTAACTAAAAAGATAGCAAAAGAACTCGATAGTACGCGTAACTATCCTGAACTTAGTGCACAATCAGTTTTTGTAGGAGATCATAAATTTGCTAAGGATAATCCAGAAGTTCCAGTCGCAATACAAAAAGCACTTGTAAAGGCGAGAGAGTATTTTAAAAATAATACTGAGGACAGCTATAAAATCTTAACAAAGTCAGGATTAGACTTAGAGGCTATAAAAAAACAATATGATAGTGAAAGTCCTGAATTTGAGATATTTACTTTAGATATTACACAAGACTCTATTAAAAGACTTGACGAAACACAAAAGTATTTAATAGATCAGGAGTTAATTACAAATAAATTTGATACTGAAAAATGGTCAGATAATTCTTATTATGAAAAAGCTATAAAATAAAAATATAATTTAAAATAGGGGGTATTATTATGGGATTTCCAACAGTTTATCCAACAGGGGTAACGATATATAATCCAGAGAAAAGTTGGAGTGGATATACAATTTTTCAAGCAGCAGGAGAAGGTGCATTGTTAATAGATATGACAGGAAAGGAGATTAACCTATGGAAAGGGTTACATGGATTTCCGAATAAGATTTTGCCAGGTGGATACGTAATAGGAAGTACAGGTGAAAGAAATCCTAAGTATGGTATGCAAGACATGACAGATCTAGTTCAAGTAGATTGGGATGGAAATATTGTTTGGAGATTTAATAAGCTTGAATATATTGAAGATCCGGGAGAGGAACCACAATGGATGGCTAGACAACATCATGATTATCAAAGAGAAGGTAATACTGTAGGATATTATGCACCCGATCAGGAGCCACTAGTTGATGGAGGTAATACATTTATACTTTGCCATGAAAATGTTAAAAATCTGGATATATCAGAAAAGTTGCTTTTAGATGATAAGATTATAGAGGTAACTTGGGATGGCGAAATTGTATGGTCATGGAATGCAAACGAACATTTTCATGAACTAGGATTTGATGAAGCAGCTAAAAATATTATATACCGTGACCCGAATATGAGACCGGCAGGTGGAGGTATGGGAGACTGGTTGCATATAAATTCAATGTCACTACTTGGATCAAACAGATGGTATGATTCAGGTGATGAGCGCTTTCATCCTGATAATATAATATGGGATAGTAGAGAAGCAAATATAATGGCAATTATTGACAAGAAAACAGGGAAGATAGTTTGGAAGCTTGGACCTACATTTGATAATAATGAAGAACTTAAGAAAATAGGATGGATAATTGGTCAACATCATGTGCACTTAATTCCAAAAGGATTGCCTGGAGAAGGTAATATATTAATCTTTGATAATGGTGGTTGGGCAGGTTATGGGTTACCAAATCCAAACTCTCCAACAGGAAGACAAAATGCACGAAGGGACTACTCAAGAGTACTAGAGATTAATCCTATAACTCTTGAAATAGAGTGGCAATATACACCTAGTGAAGCAGGCTTTGTACATCCAGTAGATTCTTATCGCTTCTATAGCCCATTTATAAGTAGTGCACAAAGACTACCAAATGGAAACACTTTAATTACTGAAGGATCAGATGGACGTATTTTTGAAGTAACTAAGGAACATGAAATTGTGTGGGAATATATAAGTCCTTATGAAGGTGATGAAAACTTCAAATTAAACATGGTTTATAGAGCATATAGGGTACCTTATTCTTGGATACCACAGATAGAGTCACCCACTGAAGAAGTTGCTATAGAAAAGGTGGATAAAAAATTCTTCCGCGTACCAGGAGCAGCGGGAATTGGATCTCATAAAGAGACTATAGTAAAAGGTGTAAAGGATTCATATAAAACAGGCGATGGAGCACTATGTGTTTTATCCGACAATGACCTCAAAATAGATTAATTAAATTGTTGTGTTAATTAAAATCTCGAAAGTATTGAAAATACTATATTGATGTTTTATAGCATTAACTATATAGAAACTTAACCTATTAAGTTCAATATAAAAAATTAACTAACACAATAAAGTAAATTAAAATAATAATAAATATAAAAGCTCTTTTCTAAAAAGAATTGATAATAATTCAAAATAGAAAAGAGCTTTTACATTCTACGTAGAAGAGCTTTTAAGACTTCATCAAAAGGCTTATCGCCTATTTCATCTAGAGTTTTTTCAAGTTCAGTTTTTCTTCTAAGAGAACCACCAAGTATAATTTGTATATCTTGATTTCTATCAACAAGAAAAGACTGCACAGTCAATACGTCGGTAAGTAGACCTGAAATAACTAGAATTTGAGCAGGAGTTAAATTTACAAGTTTTTTTCTACATTTCTTTTTATTATTGTTTTTTTATCATCTTTACCATCATCTAATCCGAATTGGCTCATGATTTTTTCCATAAAGGCATCTAAATTTTGTTGTGAAAGCATAAGTAACTCCTCCTAAAGTTATAAGTCTAAGGAATGATAGTTTCAGAAGGAACTGGTTCATCTAAAACTCCTATACCTACTGTCATAAAGATAAATAAAGATACTGCTATAATCAAAAGGATATCATGCTTAGCTTCTTCAGAACTAGCCAATAAAATCCCCCCTTAAATTCACTAGTACAATATTACATTATACTAAATATAATACAG
This window harbors:
- a CDS encoding ABC transporter ATP-binding protein, whose amino-acid sequence is MGANNLVVKSLNKSFNVNKEKRNILNDINLDVKQGEFISIVGHSGCGKSTLLKIIAGLLDYDSGEVTIDKEAISEPDTDRGMVFQEHRLFPWLTVKENVSLGLKDLSKEDKEKLTLEYLELVGLEDFKDAYPHQISGGMAQRAAIARALVNKPKILLLDEPFGALDALTRIQMQQEVLNIWEKEKTTMIMVTHDIDEAIFLGDRVVIMSAKTGQIEEILSVKISRPRSRSSTEFSQLKKKVYSHFFKEVEILPEYNI
- a CDS encoding aryl-sulfate sulfotransferase, which produces MGFPTVYPTGVTIYNPEKSWSGYTIFQAAGEGALLIDMTGKEINLWKGLHGFPNKILPGGYVIGSTGERNPKYGMQDMTDLVQVDWDGNIVWRFNKLEYIEDPGEEPQWMARQHHDYQREGNTVGYYAPDQEPLVDGGNTFILCHENVKNLDISEKLLLDDKIIEVTWDGEIVWSWNANEHFHELGFDEAAKNIIYRDPNMRPAGGGMGDWLHINSMSLLGSNRWYDSGDERFHPDNIIWDSREANIMAIIDKKTGKIVWKLGPTFDNNEELKKIGWIIGQHHVHLIPKGLPGEGNILIFDNGGWAGYGLPNPNSPTGRQNARRDYSRVLEINPITLEIEWQYTPSEAGFVHPVDSYRFYSPFISSAQRLPNGNTLITEGSDGRIFEVTKEHEIVWEYISPYEGDENFKLNMVYRAYRVPYSWIPQIESPTEEVAIEKVDKKFFRVPGAAGIGSHKETIVKGVKDSYKTGDGALCVLSDNDLKID
- a CDS encoding ABC transporter substrate-binding protein; protein product: MIKNFLSFILVVLIGISITACEKKQEASKETTKASTEVKGEKLVRLGFPGSQNFLGGVAGIAQEKKFFDEELKKVGYKIEYVPFAAAGPAVNEALAGKQIDFAIYADFPGVVLKSKGIDIDLLGITDNKIHSTIVIKNDSKISSIKDLKGKKIGFTKGTYMQKFLIEILDKNGLTTNDVELINVTTDAESALITGNIDALVQTDTQALQLTVTKKIAKELDSTRNYPELSAQSVFVGDHKFAKDNPEVPVAIQKALVKAREYFKNNTEDSYKILTKSGLDLEAIKKQYDSESPEFEIFTLDITQDSIKRLDETQKYLIDQELITNKFDTEKWSDNSYYEKAIK